From a single Salvelinus sp. IW2-2015 linkage group LG22, ASM291031v2, whole genome shotgun sequence genomic region:
- the LOC111949545 gene encoding alpha-2-macroglobulin: MEFTVNQNNRLLYQEEQLKEVPGDYNIKAQGKSCVFVQIAMHYNIPPPPDFSXFNISTETLGKCDGTKKSLIVSVDVRYNGRREETNMVIINVKLLSGFVLDKSSLRPLKXDPTVKRVDLEEGHVIIYLDGLKQKETKTYSLAIEEDVPVRNLKPAVVKVYDYYQTSDEAVSEYSSHVQRVMKSMKCDRQRANHKLTGPCLKQLFPIKEVMFLGRVHKTATFIIFDAYSSWYRIDQLVICF; encoded by the exons ATGGAGTTCACTGTGAATCAGAACAACAGGCTGCTCTATCAGGAGGAGCAGCTGAAGGAGGTCCCTGGGGACTACAACATCAAGGCACAGGGCAAGAGCTGCGTGTTTGTG CAGATCGCCATGCACTACAATATTCCCCCTCCTCCTGATTTCTCTRCTTTTAACATCTCAACAGAGACRCTGGGGAAATGCGACGGCACCAAGAAATCTCTGATTGTGTCTGTGGATGTAAG GTACAACGGTCGGCGAGAGGAGACCAACATGGTGATCATCAATGTCAAGCTTCTCTCCGGCTTCGTCCTGGACAAGTCCTCCCTCAGGCCT TTGAAAAAWGACCCCACTGTCAAGCGAGTTGACCTGGAGGAAGGACATGTCATAATCTACCTAGATGGG CTGAAGCAGAAGGAAACTAAGACGTACAGCCTGGCCATAGAGGAGGATGTGCCTGTGAGGAATCTGAAACCAGCTGTGGTGAAAGTGTATGACTACTACCAGACAA GTGATGAAGCTGTGAGTGAATACAGCTCCCATGTGCAGAGA GTGATGAAATCAATGAagtgtgacagacagagagccaaTCACAAGCTGACTGGACCATGTCTCAAACAATTGTTTCCTATCAAGGAAGTCATGTTTTTAGGTAGAGTTCATAAAACCGCTACATTTATTATATTTGATGCTTACAGTTCATGGTACCGCATTGACCAACTTGTGAtctgtttttaa
- the LOC111949625 gene encoding uncharacterized protein isoform X1, with protein MAASILRRKIPLVCMVDLIIPSLQQANDSQSWGRKGAELSERPHIIGDGQTDWMTEKVDLSSFQSTTESSSSSSSPPSPLEHDVKVPSDLEVMTSLLQEELAQLEDYFRSESTSTKLDKSPKCDKGAQAMGAHSYYQLPYASYSGNQSETSPLXVTLATGELDRVSFCGGPXGRXKXARPAXYNXHHRSYNTCRXIVSDGVNKVGEELEHDTWSAKGSXSGXTEVAVNHXSTLKXVGKXIXSVKKVRECGVXLKXEESYCFTEDVFCSEEMTRGFCMGGSFDTHPKREGQLMHGMKVSGYDGMGLEVLHCNKDGGHSGTIPQEPEANXGYYHHHPNXAXTEPYHSFIXEIEEPTQVHGXEPQHXHYLFPECJGDQSYECLSRGESEGPMXGSPIHRQXVQRLKEDPCSLSCLKPGLVAVPLEVHTGERKQKKRDQNKTAAHRYRLRKRAELDILEEELHGLEGQNRELRDKAESVEREIQYVKDLLIEVYKARSQRLKQDASA; from the exons ATGGCTGCATCGATCCTTCGCAGGAAAATTCCTCTTGTTTGCATGGTCGACCTCATTATTCCCTCTCTCCAACAAGCTAACGACAGCCAATCCTGGGGAAGGAAGGGGGCGGAGTTATCGGAGAGACCGCACATAATTG GTGATGGTCAGACGGACTGGATGACGGAAAAAGTTGATTTGTCTTCGTTCCAGTCGACTACTGAATCCTCTTCTAGCTCATCTTCTCCGCCCTCACCGTTGGAACATGATGTCAAGGTGCCCTCTGACTTGGAGGTCATGACCTCTCTTTTGCAAGAGGAGCTTGCTCAGCTTGAGGATTACTTCCGGTCTGAATCGACTTCAACCAAATTGGACAAATCACCAAAATGTGACAAAGGCGCCCAAGCAATGGGTGCCCATTCTTACTACCAGTTGCCCTATGCTTCGTACAGTGGCAACCAATCAGAAACCAGCCCACTGKTTGTTACCCTGGCAACRGGGGAACTCGACCGGGTGAGCTTCTGTGGTGGTCCCRTTGGAAGAYCCAAAATKGCGAGACCAGCCCMATACAACTRTCATCATCGTTCATACAATACTTGCCGAARAATAGTTTCAGATGGTGTCAACAAAGTTGGAGAGGAACTTGAGCATGACACCTGGAGTGCCAAAGGAAGTTMCTCAGGAWGCACAGAGGTKGCTGTTAACCACTKTTCTACATTGAARASMGTKGGGAAGARCATTRGCAGTGTWAAGAAAGTCAGAGAATGTGGTGTATYGYTGAAGGAWGAGGAAAGTTATTGTTTTACAGAGGACGTTTTTTGCAGTGAAGAGATGACCAGAGGTTTTTGTATGGGTGGGTCGTTCGATACCCACCCCAAGAGAGAAGGACAGTTGATGCATGGTATGAAGGTTAGTGGTTATGATGGTATGGGGCTGGAGGTCTTGCATTGCAACAAAGATGGTGGACACTCTGGAACTATTCCTCAAGAGCCAGAGGCAAACGRTGGCTATTACCACCACCACCCGAACRTTGCTSATACAGAGCCTTATCATAGCTTTATMRGTGAAATCGAAGAGCCTACACAAGTACATGGTAYAGAGCCCCAGCATGRCCACTACCTCTTCCCAGAATGYMTYGGAGACCAAAGCTACGAATGTCTGtcaagaggagagagcgaggggccAATGGWGGGCTCGCCCATTCACAGGCAARCAGTACAGAGGYTAAAGGAAGATCCATGCTCCCTGAGCTGCCTCAAACCAGGCCTTGTCGCTGTCCCTCTGGAAGTACATACCGGAGAACGGAAGCAGAAGAAGAGAGACCAGAACAAAACAGCTGCTCACAG GTATCGACTGCGTAAGAGGGCGGAGCTGGACATACTGGAGGAGGAGCTTCATGGGCTGGAGGGACAGAACCGGGAGCTCCGGGACAAGGCGGAGTCAGTGGAACGAGAGATTCAATATGTCAAAGATTTACTAATCGAGGTCTACAAAGCCCGTAGTCAACGCCTAAAGCAAGATGCCAGTGCCTAA
- the LOC111949625 gene encoding uncharacterized protein isoform X2, producing the protein MKTMAFNHFQMIGDGQTDWMTEKVDLSSFQSTTESSSSSSSPPSPLEHDVKVPSDLEVMTSLLQEELAQLEDYFRSESTSTKLDKSPKCDKGAQAMGAHSYYQLPYASYSGNQSETSPLXVTLATGELDRVSFCGGPXGRXKXARPAXYNXHHRSYNTCRXIVSDGVNKVGEELEHDTWSAKGSXSGXTEVAVNHXSTLKXVGKXIXSVKKVRECGVXLKXEESYCFTEDVFCSEEMTRGFCMGGSFDTHPKREGQLMHGMKVSGYDGMGLEVLHCNKDGGHSGTIPQEPEANXGYYHHHPNXAXTEPYHSFIXEIEEPTQVHGXEPQHXHYLFPECJGDQSYECLSRGESEGPMXGSPIHRQXVQRLKEDPCSLSCLKPGLVAVPLEVHTGERKQKKRDQNKTAAHRYRLRKRAELDILEEELHGLEGQNRELRDKAESVEREIQYVKDLLIEVYKARSQRLKQDASA; encoded by the exons ATGAAGACGATGGCGTTCAATCATTTTCAAATGATCG GTGATGGTCAGACGGACTGGATGACGGAAAAAGTTGATTTGTCTTCGTTCCAGTCGACTACTGAATCCTCTTCTAGCTCATCTTCTCCGCCCTCACCGTTGGAACATGATGTCAAGGTGCCCTCTGACTTGGAGGTCATGACCTCTCTTTTGCAAGAGGAGCTTGCTCAGCTTGAGGATTACTTCCGGTCTGAATCGACTTCAACCAAATTGGACAAATCACCAAAATGTGACAAAGGCGCCCAAGCAATGGGTGCCCATTCTTACTACCAGTTGCCCTATGCTTCGTACAGTGGCAACCAATCAGAAACCAGCCCACTGKTTGTTACCCTGGCAACRGGGGAACTCGACCGGGTGAGCTTCTGTGGTGGTCCCRTTGGAAGAYCCAAAATKGCGAGACCAGCCCMATACAACTRTCATCATCGTTCATACAATACTTGCCGAARAATAGTTTCAGATGGTGTCAACAAAGTTGGAGAGGAACTTGAGCATGACACCTGGAGTGCCAAAGGAAGTTMCTCAGGAWGCACAGAGGTKGCTGTTAACCACTKTTCTACATTGAARASMGTKGGGAAGARCATTRGCAGTGTWAAGAAAGTCAGAGAATGTGGTGTATYGYTGAAGGAWGAGGAAAGTTATTGTTTTACAGAGGACGTTTTTTGCAGTGAAGAGATGACCAGAGGTTTTTGTATGGGTGGGTCGTTCGATACCCACCCCAAGAGAGAAGGACAGTTGATGCATGGTATGAAGGTTAGTGGTTATGATGGTATGGGGCTGGAGGTCTTGCATTGCAACAAAGATGGTGGACACTCTGGAACTATTCCTCAAGAGCCAGAGGCAAACGRTGGCTATTACCACCACCACCCGAACRTTGCTSATACAGAGCCTTATCATAGCTTTATMRGTGAAATCGAAGAGCCTACACAAGTACATGGTAYAGAGCCCCAGCATGRCCACTACCTCTTCCCAGAATGYMTYGGAGACCAAAGCTACGAATGTCTGtcaagaggagagagcgaggggccAATGGWGGGCTCGCCCATTCACAGGCAARCAGTACAGAGGYTAAAGGAAGATCCATGCTCCCTGAGCTGCCTCAAACCAGGCCTTGTCGCTGTCCCTCTGGAAGTACATACCGGAGAACGGAAGCAGAAGAAGAGAGACCAGAACAAAACAGCTGCTCACAG GTATCGACTGCGTAAGAGGGCGGAGCTGGACATACTGGAGGAGGAGCTTCATGGGCTGGAGGGACAGAACCGGGAGCTCCGGGACAAGGCGGAGTCAGTGGAACGAGAGATTCAATATGTCAAAGATTTACTAATCGAGGTCTACAAAGCCCGTAGTCAACGCCTAAAGCAAGATGCCAGTGCCTAA